A DNA window from Aestuariispira ectoiniformans contains the following coding sequences:
- a CDS encoding GNAT family N-acetyltransferase codes for MTTLPIIREARTSDLPRITEIYAYHVLNGLASFEEAAPDEIEMTRRFHSLQEKRMPYYVAELDGIVMGYAYAGPYRERIAYRYTVENSVYIAPDGQGKGLGGALMDIIIDRCSALGLRQMVSVIGDSANAASIALHKSRDFRMVGTLEATGFKFGQWVDSILMQRALGEGKDTLPE; via the coding sequence ATGACCACCCTGCCTATCATAAGAGAAGCACGGACAAGCGACCTTCCCCGTATCACCGAGATCTACGCCTATCATGTATTGAACGGGCTGGCGTCCTTTGAGGAGGCCGCCCCTGACGAGATAGAAATGACCCGGCGCTTTCACAGCCTGCAGGAAAAGAGGATGCCCTATTATGTGGCCGAACTGGACGGCATTGTAATGGGATATGCCTATGCCGGCCCCTACCGGGAAAGAATCGCCTATCGCTACACGGTCGAAAATTCCGTCTATATTGCCCCCGACGGCCAGGGTAAGGGCCTGGGCGGCGCGCTGATGGATATTATTATCGACCGTTGTAGCGCCCTTGGCCTTCGGCAGATGGTCTCCGTTATCGGCGACAGTGCCAACGCAGCATCAATCGCCCTGCATAAATCCCGCGATTTCCGGATGGTCGGCACTCTGGAAGCCACTGGCTTCAAATTCGGACAGTGGGTCGACAGC